One Saimiri boliviensis isolate mSaiBol1 chromosome 7, mSaiBol1.pri, whole genome shotgun sequence genomic window, ACCTTCCCTACAGTGGGAGAGGCAGTCAGTCGACCCTCCCCTTGTCAGTGTCTATGCAAGAATTATATTGCATTGCTGTCAGTTATCTACAGTTAGCAGAGTTGTAAAATAGCTCCAAGAGAAGGAGAATCAGATAATGTGGCGGGGTATGCTATAGATGATGTGTCGTTTTCCACTAAAGCACAAAATACCCCATATAATAGCAATTATTAGGACAACCATTTGGGAGGGTTTTGAACCAAGCACAATGGCCCTTAACTCCAACATGGTAACAAGCCACTTAAACCAGTTCTGCAGACAACTAGCACAacgacttttcttttcttttctttccaagtaATCAAAACACAGCAGGATATTGTAGGGGTAGAGAGGCCAGGTTTTAGAGTCAGAATTGGATTTGAATGTGAAACCCCACCATGGACTAGCTGTGAGATACCTGGCAAACTATTGaacttctctaagcctctgtttccttaccTGTGAAACTGGAAGTGTAAAACCTATCTCACCAGGTGAGTATGAGGATTAAACAAAATAGTGCATGTAAAACatgtagcacagtgcctggcaaacatTATGAATACTTCACAAATGATAACTAGTAACTATTTGACAGTCGGTAATAAAAATGCCAAATTGTTCTTTAAAGATGGGTGATATTTGTGGTCATTCCCAGATAGACATATAAACTCCAATAATTACGGCGATCCTTTGCATGTGATAATAAATAAGACACTTTCATATATACTATTTTAACTTATGTTTAAGAGTTTTTCCCATATGCAGACTGTACAATTTATAAACATCACAGCTACTGTCCATCAAAGAATCTGTATTCACACAAAACTAATAAATTGTCCATACATATTAACTCCTGAATTATAGATCACAATGTTAACTTGAATGATGTCAGTTAGTCCATTGGAAGCCATTTAACATATTTAGATAGTGTTTGTGCAGCCTGGCAAAGTGATGAATTATGCACACTTTTCcctgaattttctcattttttggaaACTATATTTATAATACAATCGAAATCAAAACAGGTAAATCatagaaaataacattaaaacaagaaaaaatctgATTCAGTTCaaatgctaactcttctatgtAGCTGGTGACTATCAGatctttttttcaacttttattttaagttcaggggtacatgtgcaggtttgttacgtaggtaaacctGTGTTACTGGGGTTTGTTGTCCAGATTATTtaatcactcaggtattaagcctagtacccattagtcaCTTTTCTTGTCCTCTCCCTTTTCCCTACTTCCActctccaaaaggccccagtgtgtgttgttcccctctatgtgttcatatgttctcatcatttatctcccacttataagtaagaacatgtggtatttggttttctgttcatgaatcaacctaaatgcccatcaatgatagattggataaagaaaatgtggtacatatacaccatggagtactatgcagccataaaaaagaatgatattatgtcctttacagggacatggatgaagctggaggccatcatccttagcagaCTATGAGATCTTAAAGATGTATGTCATTAGAAGCGATATAATGTACTGAGAGCACAGACTGTGGAGTCAGACTGCCAGGACTGGAATTTCTGCCCCATCAACGGTTGGCTGTATTATTTCAAATAAGTCATAACCTTAACCTCTCAGttcttccatttcctcctctgtaaaatgaggataataagaGAGCTAAATCTCAGGCTTATAATGAGaatcattaaatgagataataatctTAAAATACTTGGAACAATGCCTAATACACAGTGAGTAATCAGTAGTTCCTTTTATTGCCAAGATGGAGCAAGCTTGAGAAGGCTGATGACATTTGTAACTGAACTTTAAGGTTGTCTTGAATATCCCGTGTCTTTACTTTGTTATAGTCAGATGAATGCGTGTCTATTTTCAAGGACACCTCCACGGATCCTGTCAGAGTGCTCAGCTGGCTCCGCAGAGACCTGGAGAAAAGCACAGCAGAGTTCCAAGAGGTTAGGTTCCAGCCCGGAGAATCATCATTTGGTGGGGAAGTGTTCAACTCAGGAGACCCACACAAAGGTTTCTCTGTAGACTAttacaccaccaccaccaagggCACTCCAGGGAGATTGCATTTGGAGATCACTCACAAAGAGAATCCTTTCCAGGGCCCCAGGGCCCAGCTTGGCAATGGGAGTTCAGTAGATGAAGTTTCCTTCGATGCTAACCGCCTCACGAATCTAGTCATAGCCATGGCCTGCagagagatcaatgagacaaTCGATGGCTCTGAAAACAAATGTGACCGTCAGTCATTGTACATGGGGAATGAACCCATCCCCACCAAAAGTCTCAGTAAGGTAGCATCAGAGCTGGTGAATGAGACCCTCTCTGCATGTGCCAGGAATGCTGCCCCAGGCAAGCCTCCCGGCTCTGGAGACAGAGCATCAGAATCATCACAAAATCCTCCAAATTTGAAATACAAGTCCACTTCGAAGACGAAGGAGAACACCAAGGAAAGACCGGGTCCAGAGGACAAGCCTGCTTCTAAGAAGTCTTTCTTCTGTAAGGAAGTGTTTGAATCTCGTAACGCAGATTACGCCAGAGAGGGTGGCAGGTTCTTTCCTTGGGAGAGAAAGATGTGTCGAGGGCAGGAAAGGGCTGATGACTTTACAACTTCAGTTAGTGAAGGGATCATGACCTATGCTAACAGTGTGGTGTCTGATATGATGGTCTCCATCATGAAGACACTGAAGATCCAAGTGAAAAACACAACCATCGCCAccgtcctgttttttttttttttttgagacggagtttcactcttgttacccaggctggagtgcaacggcacgatctcggctcaccacaacctccgcctcctgggttcaggcaagtctcctgcctcagcctcctgagtagctgggattacaggcacgcgccaccatgctcagctgattttttgtatttttagtagagacggggtttcaccatgttgaccaggatggtctcgatctcttgaccttgtgatccacccgcctcggcctcccaaagtgctgagattacaggcgtgagccaccgcgcccggccttgccaCCGTCCTGTTGAAGAAGGTTCTCCTCAAGCATGCAAAAGAGGTGGTCTCAGATCTCATCGACTCCTTCATGAGGAACCTCCACAATGTCACAGGGACCCTCATGACCAACACAGACTTTGTCTCGGCTGTGAAAAGAACCGTCTTCTCGTATGGAAGACAAAAGGCCTCAGATATCATGGATGCCATGCTAGGGAAgctgtacaatgtgatgtttgcGGAGAAAGTCTCTGAGCATATCAGGAAAGCCAAAGACAAGGCTGAGAGTTATTCCTTCCTCTGCATGAAAGGAATGGGTGATCCTAAAAAACGAAATGTGAACTCTGCCATGAGATCTGAAGCTAAATGGAGAGAAATAATGTATTCTGAAGCCAAATCAGAGAAGGAGAAGACTTGTGCCGAAACTCTGGGTGAACACATTATCAAAGAGGGGCTGCCTTTGTGgcataaaaatcagaaagaatgtGAATCTCCAGGTTTCCAGCATGCAGCCTTTGAAGGTCCTGATGCACACTGTAAGCCTGCACCAGACATTTCCTTTGAGTACCCTGAAGATATCTGCAACCTCGGCCCTCCTCCATATCCCCCAGAGAAACCGgagaattttatgtttaattcagACTCCTGGACCAAGGACCTGATCGTACCTGCCCTACCTCTGATTCAATATCACCTGGcccagggaggaagaaggaatgcACAGAGCTTCCTTGAAGCTGCTGGAACCCCCAACTTTCCTGCCAACAAATCTCCTGTAGTTCCTGATGAATCCTGCCTGAAGACTGCTCACAATGTCGATGACCAAGAACAAGCAGAAAAGAAGAACCTAATGagtgttttcttcaatttcatCCGGAACTTACTGAGTGAGACCATTTTCAAGCGTGGCCATTGCTCTGAACCCAAGGTGCCGGAACAGCGACTTAAGGAAGATATAAACTTGTGTGAAAGACCTTTAACCTCTTCACCCCCCAAACCATGTGAAGATGATGAGACCCCTGGTGCCTTTTCTGGGCTGACCAAGATGGTTATCAACCAGCTAGATGGCAACATGAATGGGCAGATGGCAGAACATCTGACGGCCTCAGTGATGAAGCTGTGTCTCGTCATTGCCAAGTCCTGTGATACTTCTTTGACAGAGCTGGAAGATGGCAAGTCTGGAGATGCCAGCAGGCTAACGTCGGCCTTCCCAGATAGTTTATATGAGTGTTTGCCAGTCAAGGGCACTGGGGCAGCAGAAGCTCTTCTGCAGAATGCCTATCAAGCTGTCCATAACGAACTGAGAGGGGTATCAGGACAGCCCCCTGAAGGGCGTGCAGCACCCAAGGGGATTGTCGGTAATCACAGCCTAATAGATACGGTTCAGAACAAGCAACTCCAAGCCGTCCTTCAGTGGGTAGCTGCCTCTAAGCTCAGCGTCCCTATTCTGTATTTTGCTGATGATGACGAAGGGATCCAGGAGAAGGTAAGAAACAAAGGCAGAGAAACTTGGAAGCTTTATTAAGATCTAACAAGGTCTTTAAGTTCTGGTTTCCTTCTGAATAGGAAGATAGGCACCGGGAAGGTAAAATGGGAACCGCAGGATTTAAAGATCATGCCTCTTGGCAGAGATAATGGATAAAGTAAAATTAGATTTTGCCCAATACAAGGCATATCAAAGAGGGAAAAGGGAATAagtgatatttttctatttttttgcatttaggAGTAGGAGTGTACAGATGAGGAACCTCCAAGAGACCTAGTGAAAGAATCAGATTAAGGTCTGGGCTTTGGGCTGAGTTTGGGATAGGACAGCATTGCTCAAAGGatgagatgaagctggaaagtaGCCCTGGGATGTGTTAGGGAAGAGGCAAGAGTCTGAACTTACGACCTTTTCAAACGTGTCCTTACTGTCTTAGTTGGTTGTCTGGGTGGCATAGGGGATTTGAAAGGATTCAGTTGATAACACCCCTCTTCCCCCACCCTAAGTTCTGAATCCGTTGAGAAGTAAGACTAAAGCATAAGACAGATGGGAAATCAACCTATCACTGTTATTACTGCTAAAGGTAAACATGCCTGCTAAGTTCTTGTCCTCCACCCAAGGTGCCCAATAAGCATCAGAACTGTTCCCTAAAGGGAGGGTTTGAGTCTGGAGAACATGCAGACTTACCCAAGACGCTGCTGCTTCATACTGAATTGCGGGAATTAAAAAGACCATCCCCACaaccttctcttctctctctctctgtctttctctgtctctctgtctctctgtctctctctctctctctcgttttctCTTTCTCAATGCTTTTCATTGTCTCCTCTTGATTGAGAAAAGTGGAACAACTGCTGTTAATCATTAAGTAGCAAAGGGTGGCAAAAGAGGCTCCAATTATTCAGAAAAATTCATCCTCATAGAAATCAGAAGTTATAGAAAAAGAGGCTTTCTCTGCTTAATTAAGTGGTATTACCAACACTTGCCACTGAGTCGCCACATTTATCTGATAACTGGGAAGACACACAATTACAGAGCATTCAGATTAGGCTATACCAAGCCTAAACACGAAACTGTATGGTCTTTGACTTTGGTCTTGCTACTCGAAGTGTAGTCTGTGGACCTACAACATTGGCATTACCTGGGAGTTTTTTAGAAGTACAGAATCTCATACTTtcctccagacctactgaatcagaatctttgtTTTAGGAAAATACCCAGGTGAGTTATGTGCACATTCAAGTTCAGGCTAGAAGACAATGTGAACTTCCAATACTAgatatattcttattatttttattttttatttttttttatttttttgtgagacggagtttcgctcttgttacccaggctggagtgcaatggcgcgatctcggctcaccacaacctccgcctcctgggttcaggcaattctcctgcctcagcctcctgagtagctgggattacaggcacgcgccaccatgcccagctaattttttgtatttttagtagagacggggtttcaccatgttgaccaagatggtctcgatctcttgaccttgagatctgcccgcctcggcctcccaaagtgctgggattaaaggcttgagccaccgcgcccggttcgATACTAGATATATTCTTAAGGGTCCTTGGCAAGCTGTATCTCCATGCAAGGTTTCCAAACCATAAAACAGATGActattagccgggcgcggtggctcaagcctgtaatcccagcactttgggaggccgaggtgggtggatcatgaggtcgagagatcgagaccatcttggtcaacatggtgaaaccccatctctactaaaaatacaaaaaattagctgggcatgttggcgcgtgcctgtaatcccagctactcaggaggctgaggcaggagaattgcctgaacccaggaggcggaggttgcggtgagccgagatcgggccattgcattgcactccagcctgggtaacaagagtgaaactctgtctgaaaaaaaaaaaaaaaaaaatctggtttgtTGCCCTTAGGATTCCAGATAAATGACAGCATACTGTGTTTATATTAGAATGGTTCCTTAACTAACTTTTCTCATGTTATACTTGGAAAAAAGAGCTAAAGATAGGATCTGATACCTGCAGTGAATTTTGGTTCTGCTAATCACTAGCAGTGTATCTCTGACAAGTCTCTTTACCTCTCGGGGAAACATTTCATAAGGATTGAATTGATCTCTGAGGTGCCATTTCGTTCTAACATTTTAGGGTTCTGTGGTCTATGGGGCATGGAAGGCAGCATCCACATTTGTCCACTGTCTATTTTCTGTCTTGCCCTTTCGGTCTTAGGACAATGACGGAGACTTTTATGATATTAGGGTGAACTTAGAACCTTAGAATTCTTAGAGAGCCAGATCATGGGCAGGTGGGTGTTAACATCCCTTCTTTAAACTAAAAATGTTGTTACCAACCTTCTTCTGGTAAATAGGCCAGCAGACTTTAAAGTCTGTGCTGCAGTTTCCCAAGGTCTGCCTGGCCTCTCTGCTCTAGACTTGGCAGGCTCCATCTGGCCTGCCACGGGGTGCTGAGCCTCTCCACtagtgttttctttcctttcacagCTACGCCAGCTCTCGGCTGCTGCTGTGGACAAAGGATGCAGTGTGGGTGAGGTTCTGCAGTCAGTGATGCGCTATGAGAAGCAGCGCCAGCTGAATGAGGCACTGGGGAATGTCACGCCACTGCAGCTGCTGGACTGGCTGATGGCGAACCTGTGATCAGCAACCCCACTGCTTTCCCCTCTCCTGGCAGCGGGCCCGGCCCTTATCCCCACCTTTCTTTCTCACTTCCACAGCTCCCACTCTATATCCTTACAGAGCCCTAACCTATCCTCCTATCACTCTCATCAAAGACATGTCATCTCATGCTAGTCACTGGATTTTGCAGATTTTCCTGTACATGCGATCAaggacataaaatttaaaaatcacaactaAATGGTTCCACGTGTTTTGCTTTCTTGGGATCCAATGAGACGATCAGGTAAAGAAATCCCaggagtggccgggcgcggtggctgaagcctgtaatcccaacactttgggaggccgaggcgggtggatcacgaggtcaagagatcgagactgctctggtcaacatggtgaaaccccatctctactaaaaatacaaaaaattagctgggcatggtggcgcgtgcctgtaatcccagctactcgggaggctgaggcaggagaattgcttgaacccaggaggcggaggttgtggtgagccgagatcgcgccattgcactccagcctgggtgacaagagcgaaactccgtctcaaaaaaaaaaaaaaaaaaaaagaaatcccaggaGTGAAAAAATAACTAGATGAATGCCAGAGGTAGAGCAGAGCTGGACTGAGAGGCCCTGCCAAAAGTCACTCAGCCTGTCCCTTCTCTCTGTGTCACAATTTGCAGCTTCCTCATTCTCTTAAAATAAACCACAGtttatcaatatttcattttagcCTTTTATAACCATGAACATCCGAAGATGCTTTCTAATATTCAATCAAAATTATCCTAATTATAATGTTGAAGACTTGGTTTCCCTTTCTCTGTAGAGCTGCAGACAGTGTCCGCCTCTGACTTCATCCATGGTTGAAGTTCGTGTCAAGAATGTTCCCAAGGGTCTGAGTTCCTTTGCTGGTTTTGTGGCTTTCTGGCTTTCTGGCTATAGAACCTGGAATAAGATACCTGTCCTAATACTGCTCTGACTTAATATCCCTATCACCCCACTTAAGAAGtactttctgttcttttcctgaATTTTCTGTGGAATTTTATATTCTTGACCCTTCTTTCCTTTTAGAAACTTTTCCATTGGCTTCTAATTTTCTTCCTGTATCTCTGGATCTCTTGGGGGACCTCCTCAACTCTGTCAACTCCTTTTATATATATCTTTCCTGGGACTTTCTTTAAACTCCCGGCTATTCTAACTCAAGATCTTCCCTGGGAGATTGCATCCAAATCCATTGCTTTAATGACTTGGTGTCAATGTTCATGAAATGTTATGCAACACGTAAAATGAAAAGTGTATTGAGGGGAGGTTATTCCAAATggcaagtaaaaaagaaaaccaaaactattTGTATATACTCTATATTGTTTCTGATGCTATAATCTTAAGTTTCATGTAAAAGTCTATCTGCCCTATTATAATCACATAAAGGTTATGTATTTGTGTAGATAAGGATTAGAAAGGGAAGTGAGAAGGCATACTTAGATGTGCGGTCTGGTGGATACATGAATACGTCCTGCGTGTTTACTCAGCTTCCCCTCCTTCGGGAAACCTTCCGCCCCTTGCTGTAGTCTGGAGAAGCATCAGTCACGGTGCCTTCACCTTCGCTGTGGGCTTGGGGCCCAGGCTGCATCCCAGTCTCCCAGGCACAGTTTCTGTGTCACAATCATTCTGGAGACTTCCAGTCAGCAAGGAAGCCTGCATCTTTTGACTGGATGTTGGTGGTTAATTTCCGGGCAGGGCCTGCCATCAGGATGAAGTCAACCACAGAGAGAAGCAAGGCTAATAGATGAACGGGGATTCTGAACCCTACAACCTCATTTGAATTCCTGGATCCTGCTGTGCCTGAAACTACATATACCCTTTCAGAGTCCCCAATTATGTAAGTCAATAAATgtcttctgttgtttaagctactttTGAATTCGGCTTCTAtcacttttaaacaaaaatcCTGACATAGGCTGGCAGTCACaggcaagaacaaaaaaaagaatgtctgttTAGAGTTCCATTAATGATGCAGTAACACTGGTAGTTAAAAACTattcccacccccaacacacaaacacatatggaATGAATTTAAGTGTGAGGACATCCTCCCCCATCCCTCATAAGAGAAATCGTGCCAATTGGCCATATTAatagagtttttttaaataaacttttctgtattaaaaagCAACAGTCTGAAGTATTGTCCAACGTAAGTGCTGCTTAATGCAAATCCCTGGTGGAAAGGAGCAGGGCACGCCCTCAGCGAAGGTCATACGATGGGGGGCAAAATGTTTGTGTTCTTTGGGGAGGAATTTTTGCTCTGTCCCGTGGGGGTCATGGACACTTCTGCCCCAACAGCTGCCTCTGACTTCGGGGGAGCTTCTACCAGTTGAGGCAGCTGAACAGTGTCAGCTGTGCGCTGGCGAGAGTCCTGCTGATCACCTGAATGCTGAATATGCTTCACGGGGCCATCTTTTGTTTTGTCTGTAGCCTCTCTGGTGATCTCATCTGCtgaaggagagagaaggcagaaagaaCAAGCATTCAAATGCGGATTATATGCGAACTGTCCTTTAGGCTGTAAATCACTTAGTGGAAACCATGACTGTGATGATAATAAAAACAGCTCATTTGTAAAGCGCattccatgtgccaggcattattctaagcaGTTTATGTGTACTAATTCATCTGATCATTTCAGCAACCCTGGAGAATAGGCGTTATTCTCGTTCTCATAAATGGAGCTACTGAgctacagagaggttaagtccaTACCTGATCAGCGGTGGAGCCAGAATTTAATCCCAGGCAACCTGACTCTTGTGACCATGTGCCTAACCACTAGgctatattacatataaaaaattGCATAATACCATCATTTGGCActgacaaattctttttttttttttttcttttttttttgagatggagtttcgctcttgttacccaggctagagtgcaatggctcgatcttggctcaccacaacctccgcctcctgggttcaagcaattctcctgcctcagcctcccgagtagctgggattacaggcacgcaccaccatgcccacctaattttttgtatttttagcagagatggggtttcaccatgttgaccaggatgg contains:
- the LOC101053081 gene encoding A-kinase anchor protein 3-like; translated protein: MSDKVDWLQNQNAVCKVDVYSPGDSQAQGWKMDTSTDPVRVLSWLRRDLEKSTAEFQEVRFQPGESSFGGEVFNSGDPHKGFSVDYYTTTTKGTPGRLHLEITHKENPFQGPRAQLGNGSSVDEVSFDANRLTNLVIAMACREINETIDGSENKCDRQSLYMGNEPIPTKSLSKVASELVNETLSACARNAAPGKPPGSGDRASESSQNPPNLKYKSTSKTKENTKERPGPEDKPASKKSFFCKEVFESRNADYAREGGRFFPWERKMCRGQERADDFTTSVSEGIMTYANSVVSDMMVSIMKTLKIQVKNTTIATVLLKKVLLKHAKEVVSDLIDSFMRNLHNVTGTLMTNTDFVSAVKRTVFSYGRQKASDIMDAMLGKLYNVMFAEKVSEHIRKAKDKAESYSFLCMKGMGDPKKRNVNSAMRSEAKWREIMYSEAKSEKEKTCAETLGEHIIKEGLPLWHKNQKECESPGFQHAAFEGPDAHCKPAPDISFEYPEDICNLGPPPYPPEKPENFMFNSDSWTKDLIVPALPLIQYHLAQGGRRNAQSFLEAAGTPNFPANKSPVVPDESCLKTAHNVDDQEQAEKKNLMSVFFNFIRNLLSETIFKRGHCSEPKVPEQRLKEDINLCERPLTSSPPKPCEDDETPGAFSGLTKMVINQLDGNMNGQMAEHLTASVMKLCLVIAKSCDTSLTELEDGKSGDASRLTSAFPDSLYECLPVKGTGAAEALLQNAYQAVHNELRGVSGQPPEGRAAPKGIVGNHSLIDTVQNKQLQAVLQWVAASKLSVPILYFADDDEGIQEKLRQLSAAAVDKGCSVGEVLQSVMRYEKQRQLNEALGNVTPLQLLDWLMANL
- the LOC120360765 gene encoding dual specificity tyrosine-phosphorylation-regulated kinase 4-like, whose amino-acid sequence is MVLKTYDTSFLDFLRRCLVWEPSLHMTPDQALKHAWIHQSRNLKPRPQTLRKSSFIFPSETRKNKVQGRHHSSKKADEITREATDKTKDGPVKHIQHSGDQQDSRQRTADTVQLPQLVEAPPKSEAAVGAEVSMTPTGQSKNSSPKNTNILPPIV